One window of Siniperca chuatsi isolate FFG_IHB_CAS linkage group LG19, ASM2008510v1, whole genome shotgun sequence genomic DNA carries:
- the slc35b3 gene encoding adenosine 3'-phospho 5'-phosphosulfate transporter 2 — MSAKYGLVGYNSSRKNISISIPSSTEVMSPHIKSVEELRVLGINLSSFSSPTQFFICVAGVFLFYLIYGYLQELIFSVEGFKPFGWYLTLVQFGFYSMFGLVELQLTQDKRRRIPGKTYMIIAFLTVGTMGLSNTSLGYLNYPTQVIFKCCKLIPVMIGGVFIQGKRYNLADVSAALCMSLGLIWFTLADSTVAPNFNVTGVLLISLALCADAAIGNVQEKAMKLHNGSNSEMVLYSYSIGFVYILTGLLCVGGLGPAVAFCSEHPVKTYGYAFCFSLTGYFGISFVLALIKLFGALVAVTVTTGRKAMTIVLSFMFFAKPFTFQYIWGGLLVLFGIFLNVYSKNREKMKLPSIKDLKNWLLTGKKVRFLSQNV; from the exons ATGAGTGCCAAATATGGCCTGGTGGGCTACAACAGTTCACGGAAGAACATTTCAATCTCCATCCCGTCGTCCACGGAGGTGATGTCACCCCACATAAAGTCTGTGGAGGAGCTGAGGGTCCTGGGAATCAACCTCAGCAGCTTCAGTTCCCCCACACAGTTCTTCATCTGTGTGGCTGGAGTCTTCCTCTTTTACCTCATCTATGGATACCTGCAG GAGTTGATATTTTCCGTGGAAGGATTCAAGCCTTTTGGTTGGTACCTCACTCTGGTCCAGTTTGGCTTCTACTCCATGTTTGGGCTAGTGGAGCTTCAGCTCACACAGGACAAACGCAGAAG GATACCAGGGAAGACCTATATGATCATAGCATTTCTAACAGTGGGTACTATGGGCTTGTCCAATACCTCTCTGGGCTACTTGAACTACCCTACACAGGTCATCTTCAAGTGCTGTAAACTCATCCCAGTCATGATTGGAGGAGTTTTTATACAAG GTAAACGCTATAATCTGGCTGATgtgtctgctgctctctgcatgAGTCTGGGACTCATCTGGTTTACGCTAGCCGACAGTACAGTGGCGCCCAACTTCAACGTCACAG GTGTTCTCCTCATCTCCCTGGCACTGTGTGCAGACGCCGCCATTGGAAACGTGCAGGAGAAAGCCATGAAACTCCATAATGGCTCCAACTCTGAAATG GTGCTGTACTCGTACTCCATCGGTTTTGTCTACATACTGACAGGTCTGCTCTGTGTGGGTGGGCTGGGGCCAGCAGTGGCATTCTGCTCAGAG CATCCTGTGAAGACATACGGTTATGCATTCTGCTTCTCTCTTACGGGTTATTTTGGCATCTCCTTCGTGCTGGCCTTGATCAAGCTCTTTGGTGCCCTGGTTGCAGTGACAG TGACCACCGGGCGAAAGGCCATGACTATCGTACTTTCCTTCATGTTCTTCGCAAAACCTTTCACTTTTCA GTACATTTGGGGTGGCCTTCTGGTGCTCTTTGGCATCTTCTTGaatgtttacagtaaaaacagagagaaaatgaagctTCCCTCCATCAAGGACCTCAAGAACTGGCTGCTGACAGGAAAGAAAGTCCGATTTCTCTCACAAAATGTATAG